From Nicotiana tabacum cultivar K326 chromosome 20, ASM71507v2, whole genome shotgun sequence, one genomic window encodes:
- the LOC107794675 gene encoding branched-chain amino acid aminotransferase 1, mitochondrial-like, whose amino-acid sequence MIRRAAFFRRLIDSASLPSKIGARYYTAQVATSLQSTGQSDEESIDIDWENLGFHLMPTDYMYLTKSNENGHFEQGQLNPYGNIHLSPSAAVLNYGQGLFEGTKAYRRDDGRLFLFRPHQNAIRMQIGAERMCMPCPSTNQFVDAVKQTALANKRFIPPPGKGSLYIRPLLIGSGPILGLAPAPDYTFLVYASPVGNYFKEGTAPLNLYVEEDLHRASRGGSGAVKSITNYAPVLRAIKSAKEKGFSDVLYLDSLNKRYIEEVSSCNIFLVKGKILSTPAASGTILEGVTRKSIMVIARDLGYQVEERLIDVDELTNADEVFCTGTAVGVASVGSITYKGKRIEYKERSEQTSKQLYSRVIEIQRGVIEDKRDWIVEIE is encoded by the exons ATGATTCGAAGAGCTGCATTTTTTCGCAGATTAATTGACTCTGCTTCTCTACCATCAAAG ATTGGAGCAAGGTACTATACAGCTCAAGTTGCAACTTCTTTACAATCTACTGGTCAAAG TGATGAGGAGTCCATTGACATTGATTGGGAGAATCTTGGGTTCCATTTAATGCCAACTGATTATATGTACCTAACAAAAAGCAATGAAAATGGTCATTTCGAACAAGGCCAGCTTAATCCCTATGGAAACATCCACTTGAGCCCCTCTGCTGCTGTCTTAAACTATGGTCAG GGTCTGTTTGAAGGTACAAAAGCCTATAGAAGAGATGATGGACGATTGTTTCTGTTTCGTCCACATCAAAATGCGATTAGAATGCAGATTGGTGCTGAAAGAATGTGCATGCCTTGTCCTTCCACTAATCAATTTGTAGATGCTGTCAAGCAAACAGCTCTGGCGAACAAGCGTTTT ATTCCTCCTCCAGGTAAAGGGTCTCTTTATATAAGGCCTCTGCTTATAGGAAGTGGACCAATTCTTGGTTTGGCTCCAGCACCAGACTACACCTTCCTTGTCTATGCTTCTCCTGTAGGAAATTATTTCAAG GAAGGGACAGCGCCATTGAACTTGTACGTTGAGGAAGACCTTCATCGCGCCTCGCGTGGTGGATCTGGAGCTGTCAAAAGCATTACTAACTATGCCCCG GTTTTGAGAGCTATAAAGAGTGCAAAAGAGAAAGGATTCTCAGATGTATTGTACCTTGACTCTTTAAATAAGAGATACATTGAAGAGGTCTCTTCTTGTAACATTTTCCTTGTGAAG GGAAAAATCCTTTCAACTCCAGCAGCAAGTGGAACTATTCTTGAAGGAGTGACAAGAAAAAGCATCATGGTCATTGCACGTGATCTTGGTTACCAG GTGGAAGAACGTTTGATTGATGTAGATGAATTGACTAATGCTGATGAAGTATTCTGTACGGGAACTGCAGTTGGTGTTGCTTCCGTTGGTAGCATTACTTACAAAGGCAAAAG GATTGAGTACAAAGAAAGATCAGAGCAAACAAGTAAGCAACTGTACTCAAGAGTAATCGAGATTCAAAGAGGTGTTATCGAGGACAAGAGGGACTGGATTGTCGAGATCGAATAA